A single genomic interval of Corynebacterium atrinae harbors:
- a CDS encoding SNF2-related protein, producing MPSRDEQVLLEGFTSWGAVPEIFDSTDTTFAAERERLQNLLTPEEYAAARRATLTAFFTPPEITTAMWQGLAAAGYTEGRVLEPGCGTGNFAATAPRPQDIVGVEIDPISALIAAARHPETQIRRENFIDFNVADDSFAVTIGNVPFDQSKPYDPDRNRAQLSTHNYFISKSIDLTAPGGLVAVITSTHTADARRAGYDARQAFAERADFLTGLRLPSGRTGAFAAHAGTQVATDILVFRVRDEGQEPSELTVQFLNTVEQTVDGHDLRINEFFDTHPDHILGQAKAVSGRFGPQLHIDAEGQNVTALAKRISDVLTEDLTRAKHAGMGHTVSLEALDQAGHVDTAGLVERATQELQQVPGTVRYTHQADGSLLFEQLLRNQAAGPYEWTEVAPARKYAPQWAALIDLRDTTTALLTACSNDELAAIRALRKQLNAQYDAYVADHGPINLHKIQEPRQRTAKQIAREYQRLEAEWRADNALGDRPYEGALPEDEEQRLRDAASQPVEDPTPLRRHLKGALASDPFITTVTALEHYDEASKQARKGALFTTNPIRTVAEPDHADTVTDAITLLSHSSTHITAQGLSALLGDAYTAETVVEELESGQLAFRDPARPESWIPAAKYLSGPVRSKLAQAEILADKDPRFVLNAAALERALPEKITEGITINLGATWVPEDVYRDFLIETFHIPPAASHQIKLTHVVDQWKVTLPKRWAAQDQADLEWGVRAAGAQGDFNYQASNKAHRRFSHHGVAHRGYSATVLSAAQSLEAAMNMAPPKLNFSIEAKEAMGIEKPVTTTVVNVDATRFAGRKADELAAHFQKWAMATPERHATLIDAYNDAFNNVVAPVYDGSDRLMPGMSEKFHPYIYQLNAVERIVNEEAVLLNHVVGAGKTGSMIMGAMELRRLGLASKPMLVVPNHLVEQIAREAKQWYPGANVLSGAAARGDAAKRQLFMSQVALHDWDLVVIPESVFRRVPVAPQIEHDYLERELNSLRDDLEQLREHGVGQKMSIKDMERTIKRREEVLRTIADKIGTDLGVTFDQAGVDYLIVDEAHGYKNLARYSALRDLHHPGSQKATDMDMKLSYLRSIKEAGRPIVTFATGTPISNQIAELWVMQHYLRPDLLREAHVAGVSSWGVNFTEKVTEIDFTAAGAIKESTKVSRYVNVADLARMCTPFMDYVGRDQITATLPELIGGQAQVIEFDPGQEIKDFNRDLLWREDQLTAVDNPRIDNPLKLINDGKTATLDPRLAGLDHTPGVGRVHAITTEVHRLWEANRENTYRDQLGELSPNLGGFQIIFCDRGVPKPDKFNVYDAIRDDLVSRGMDRERIRFIHDWDDRRLQLFDDCNNGQVDVLIGNTEKLGTGANIQSRCVGIHHADVPWRPADLEQRLGRGLRQGNQNTDLFEAVYIGASTHDAFSWGTVSRKARFIEQFYRADQELREMEPLEGSGDAMAHHKAIATGNPAFVRQMELQRTIANLESGEMEHEAMKASNARELAQARLNLPQQQALVARLTALEPQAGEWVEADAEQRTWTIAGITYSNRADATAGLTAALATIARDRKTEPVPVAVIGGVEMKAKYSYENSALILSTPIGTHPDGVPENLVRENLHRTDEEEKTLAQKRSGFLARLEGGVKSVVTHAQWAETDLEKIRNTIDKLETQPAAGPYPRLPELTEARQALQEVNEKISRFNSSAAERQAQAAYGQRLAAKGRVPGFSLALNPTTYMVENGIQDHPNSPPMTADDEHGWIVDEPTHQHFGGRKLLDLTAPAHPVEGAARRKESQDFTQAHEWETVSSDSYSPDM from the coding sequence ATGCCCTCTCGCGACGAGCAGGTCCTTCTCGAGGGTTTTACATCCTGGGGCGCTGTGCCGGAGATTTTCGACAGTACTGACACCACATTCGCGGCAGAGAGGGAAAGACTCCAGAACCTCCTGACCCCAGAGGAGTATGCGGCGGCGCGGCGAGCCACCCTGACAGCCTTTTTTACTCCACCCGAGATCACCACTGCGATGTGGCAGGGCCTAGCCGCGGCAGGGTACACCGAGGGGCGTGTCCTGGAACCAGGATGTGGAACCGGAAACTTTGCGGCGACCGCACCGCGGCCCCAGGACATTGTGGGGGTCGAAATCGATCCCATCAGCGCTCTCATTGCTGCAGCGCGCCACCCGGAGACGCAGATCCGACGCGAGAACTTCATCGACTTCAACGTGGCTGATGACTCTTTCGCTGTGACAATCGGCAACGTCCCCTTCGATCAGTCGAAGCCCTACGATCCCGACCGGAACAGGGCACAGCTGAGTACGCACAACTACTTCATCTCAAAGTCGATTGATCTGACCGCACCGGGCGGGCTCGTCGCGGTCATCACCAGCACGCATACTGCCGACGCGCGCCGTGCTGGCTACGATGCCCGTCAAGCGTTTGCGGAGCGGGCAGACTTTCTCACCGGACTCCGTCTGCCATCCGGTCGCACCGGCGCGTTCGCCGCGCACGCAGGAACCCAGGTAGCCACAGACATTCTGGTGTTCCGCGTCCGCGATGAGGGACAAGAACCAAGCGAACTCACCGTCCAGTTCCTCAATACCGTTGAGCAGACCGTTGACGGTCACGACCTGCGGATCAATGAGTTCTTTGACACTCACCCCGATCACATCCTTGGACAGGCGAAGGCTGTATCCGGTCGCTTTGGGCCTCAGCTCCACATCGACGCCGAAGGGCAAAATGTGACCGCTCTGGCCAAACGAATCTCCGACGTTCTGACTGAGGATCTCACTAGAGCCAAGCATGCCGGGATGGGGCACACGGTCAGCCTGGAGGCTCTCGACCAGGCCGGGCACGTCGACACAGCTGGACTCGTAGAAAGAGCTACCCAAGAGCTTCAGCAGGTACCAGGAACCGTGCGATACACCCACCAGGCCGATGGGTCTCTGCTCTTCGAGCAGCTACTCCGCAACCAAGCTGCCGGACCCTACGAGTGGACGGAGGTGGCGCCGGCCCGAAAGTACGCTCCTCAATGGGCGGCGCTGATCGACCTTCGCGACACCACGACGGCGCTTCTGACCGCCTGTAGCAACGACGAGCTCGCAGCAATCAGGGCCCTGCGCAAACAACTAAACGCCCAGTACGACGCCTACGTCGCGGACCATGGGCCGATCAACCTCCACAAGATCCAGGAACCACGACAGCGCACCGCCAAGCAGATAGCCCGGGAATACCAGCGACTCGAAGCCGAATGGCGTGCTGATAACGCCCTTGGCGACCGGCCCTATGAGGGAGCCCTCCCCGAGGACGAAGAACAGCGACTCAGGGACGCCGCTTCTCAACCCGTCGAAGATCCCACACCCCTCCGCCGGCATCTCAAAGGCGCCCTCGCATCGGACCCCTTCATCACAACGGTCACTGCCCTGGAGCACTACGACGAGGCCTCCAAGCAAGCGCGCAAGGGCGCGCTTTTCACGACCAACCCGATCCGTACCGTCGCAGAGCCAGACCATGCTGACACCGTAACTGACGCGATCACGCTGCTGTCCCACTCATCGACCCACATCACGGCCCAGGGGCTTTCCGCTCTGCTCGGAGACGCTTACACCGCCGAGACGGTGGTGGAGGAACTGGAAAGCGGACAGCTCGCCTTCCGTGACCCCGCGCGCCCAGAATCATGGATTCCGGCTGCGAAGTATCTTTCTGGACCGGTCCGAAGCAAGCTTGCCCAGGCCGAGATCCTGGCAGATAAAGACCCACGATTCGTGCTGAACGCCGCGGCGCTGGAAAGAGCGCTTCCCGAGAAGATTACCGAGGGGATCACAATCAACCTCGGAGCAACTTGGGTACCGGAGGACGTCTACCGCGACTTCCTCATTGAGACCTTCCACATCCCGCCTGCTGCCAGCCACCAGATCAAGTTGACTCACGTGGTGGACCAGTGGAAGGTCACGCTACCCAAGCGGTGGGCCGCGCAGGATCAGGCGGACCTGGAGTGGGGAGTGCGGGCAGCCGGTGCGCAAGGCGACTTCAACTACCAGGCGAGTAACAAGGCCCACAGACGCTTCTCGCACCACGGTGTTGCACACCGCGGATACTCCGCCACCGTCCTCTCAGCAGCCCAGTCGCTCGAAGCAGCGATGAACATGGCTCCGCCAAAGCTAAACTTCTCGATTGAAGCCAAGGAAGCAATGGGTATCGAGAAGCCTGTGACCACCACCGTTGTCAACGTCGATGCCACCCGGTTTGCCGGACGCAAAGCCGACGAGCTAGCCGCCCACTTTCAGAAGTGGGCCATGGCAACCCCCGAGCGCCACGCCACCCTCATTGACGCCTACAACGACGCCTTCAACAACGTCGTCGCCCCAGTCTACGACGGGTCCGACCGACTCATGCCGGGGATGTCCGAGAAGTTCCACCCTTACATCTATCAGCTCAATGCCGTTGAGCGAATCGTCAACGAGGAAGCCGTGCTTCTCAACCACGTCGTGGGCGCGGGAAAGACCGGTTCCATGATCATGGGTGCGATGGAGCTCCGCCGCCTAGGGCTGGCATCCAAGCCCATGCTCGTCGTGCCGAATCACCTAGTCGAGCAGATCGCCCGGGAGGCCAAGCAGTGGTATCCCGGAGCGAACGTGCTGTCAGGGGCGGCCGCACGTGGCGACGCTGCCAAGCGACAGCTGTTCATGTCTCAGGTCGCTCTCCACGACTGGGACCTGGTTGTCATCCCGGAGTCCGTGTTCCGGCGAGTGCCGGTCGCACCCCAAATCGAGCACGACTACCTCGAACGTGAGCTCAACTCCTTACGCGACGACCTAGAGCAGTTAAGGGAGCACGGAGTCGGCCAGAAGATGTCCATCAAGGACATGGAGCGAACTATCAAGCGGCGAGAAGAAGTCCTGCGCACCATCGCGGACAAGATCGGCACCGACCTGGGAGTCACCTTCGACCAGGCCGGCGTGGACTACCTCATCGTGGATGAGGCTCACGGCTACAAGAATCTGGCCCGCTACTCCGCTCTGCGCGACCTGCATCACCCCGGTTCACAGAAGGCCACCGACATGGATATGAAGCTGTCCTACCTCAGGTCGATTAAGGAGGCGGGGCGCCCGATAGTGACCTTCGCGACGGGCACGCCGATCTCCAACCAGATTGCCGAGTTGTGGGTCATGCAGCATTACCTGCGCCCGGATCTGCTGCGGGAGGCACACGTAGCCGGCGTTAGCTCTTGGGGTGTCAATTTCACTGAGAAGGTGACCGAGATCGACTTCACCGCGGCCGGCGCTATCAAGGAATCAACGAAGGTTTCCCGATACGTCAATGTTGCTGACCTTGCGCGCATGTGCACGCCGTTTATGGACTACGTTGGCCGAGACCAGATCACCGCGACGCTGCCGGAGCTGATCGGTGGACAAGCTCAGGTCATAGAGTTCGATCCGGGCCAGGAAATCAAGGACTTCAACCGAGACCTTCTCTGGCGGGAAGATCAGTTGACTGCCGTCGACAATCCCCGGATCGACAACCCACTCAAACTCATCAACGACGGAAAGACGGCGACTCTGGACCCACGCCTGGCTGGGCTGGATCACACCCCCGGGGTGGGCCGCGTCCACGCCATCACCACCGAAGTTCACCGCCTCTGGGAAGCCAATCGAGAAAATACCTACCGGGATCAGCTTGGGGAACTATCTCCCAACCTGGGGGGATTCCAGATCATCTTCTGCGATAGGGGAGTGCCCAAGCCAGATAAGTTCAACGTCTACGACGCCATCCGGGATGATTTGGTGTCACGGGGAATGGATCGCGAACGTATCCGCTTCATTCATGACTGGGACGACCGGCGATTGCAACTGTTTGACGACTGCAATAACGGTCAGGTGGACGTCCTGATCGGTAACACGGAAAAATTGGGTACCGGAGCTAACATCCAGTCCCGGTGCGTTGGTATTCACCATGCTGATGTGCCCTGGAGGCCGGCAGACCTCGAACAGCGGCTTGGCCGAGGGCTCCGCCAGGGCAACCAGAACACTGACCTCTTTGAAGCGGTCTACATCGGTGCTTCCACCCATGACGCTTTCTCCTGGGGCACCGTCAGCCGAAAGGCGCGCTTCATTGAGCAGTTCTACCGCGCCGACCAGGAGCTGCGAGAGATGGAGCCGCTGGAGGGGAGCGGAGACGCTATGGCACACCACAAAGCCATCGCTACCGGAAACCCCGCCTTCGTTCGCCAGATGGAACTACAGCGAACCATCGCCAACCTTGAATCGGGCGAAATGGAACACGAGGCGATGAAGGCCTCCAACGCCCGCGAGCTCGCGCAAGCAAGGCTGAACCTCCCGCAGCAGCAGGCCCTGGTCGCCCGGCTCACGGCTCTGGAGCCGCAGGCTGGAGAATGGGTCGAAGCTGATGCCGAACAGCGGACCTGGACCATCGCTGGTATCACCTACAGCAACCGGGCTGATGCCACGGCCGGGCTCACCGCTGCGCTGGCCACGATTGCTCGCGACCGAAAGACAGAGCCAGTCCCGGTAGCTGTCATCGGCGGTGTCGAGATGAAGGCCAAGTACTCCTACGAAAACTCCGCGTTGATCCTTTCCACACCGATTGGAACTCATCCAGACGGAGTTCCCGAAAACCTCGTCCGCGAAAACCTCCACCGCACTGACGAGGAGGAAAAAACCCTCGCCCAGAAACGATCCGGGTTCCTCGCTCGCCTCGAAGGAGGTGTGAAGTCAGTCGTCACTCATGCTCAGTGGGCGGAAACTGACCTCGAGAAGATCCGAAACACTATCGACAAGC
- a CDS encoding ParA family protein — MAIIAIVNTKGGVGKTTTSVYLAAAAAHAGHAVRLVDADPQASATTWLENAGEVPCELIVANAVTLGRLPDDGVTIIDTPPGNPAVIDRALAVADFVVIPTAPSLTDISRVWETLGAINGKPTAILLTQVNPQATLTAQARDVLEEAGHAVFPVNIPRRESFRQAFGNWPANDARQLLGYDTAFNQIMEVLS, encoded by the coding sequence ATGGCAATCATTGCGATCGTCAACACCAAGGGCGGAGTCGGCAAAACGACCACTTCGGTCTATCTCGCGGCAGCAGCTGCCCATGCCGGCCACGCCGTCCGGCTCGTCGACGCCGATCCTCAGGCATCAGCCACTACATGGCTCGAGAACGCGGGGGAGGTTCCATGTGAGTTGATTGTCGCCAATGCGGTGACACTGGGACGCCTCCCGGATGACGGGGTCACCATCATCGACACCCCTCCGGGAAATCCTGCCGTCATCGACCGGGCCCTAGCGGTCGCGGACTTCGTTGTTATTCCCACAGCACCATCCCTCACGGACATCAGTCGAGTCTGGGAAACCCTGGGCGCCATCAACGGCAAGCCCACGGCGATTCTCTTGACGCAGGTTAATCCGCAGGCCACGCTAACTGCCCAGGCACGAGACGTTCTGGAGGAAGCTGGACATGCTGTTTTTCCGGTCAACATCCCCCGCCGAGAGTCGTTTCGTCAGGCATTCGGCAACTGGCCGGCCAATGACGCTCGCCAGCTACTCGGCTACGACACCGCTTTCAACCAGATTATGGAGGTTCTGTCATGA